TGGAGAAGCAAATATAGCATTGGTTGTAGGTGTAGAAAAAATGAACGAATCTCCAACACCAACTGTAGTAGAGTTCATTGGTAGGGCTGGAAATTATTTTTGGGAATTTGAAAACTTTGGTCTTACTTTTCCTGGATATTATGCTCTTTATGCAACAGCGTACATGTCTAAATATGGAGCCACCGAGGAAGATCTGTGCCAAGTTGCAGTTAAAAACCATTACTACGGTGCAAGGAATCCTAAGGCACAATTTCAAAAAGAAATCACCGTAGAGGAATGCATGAGATCTAGATATATCGCATGGCCTTTAAAATTACTTGATTGTTCACCTATAACTGATGGTTCGGCTGCAATAATACTTGCAAGCGAGGAAATTGCCAAAAAAGTTACAGATACTCCTGTCTGGATTAAAGCTATTGGTTACGCAAATGATACTGCCAATTTAAGCAGACGTGATAATTTCCTTAGCTTAAGAGCTGCTGTTGAAGCAGCTAAGATGGCTTACAAAAAAGCTGGCATAGATGAGACTGATCTTGTTAAGAACTTCGATGTAGCAGAAGTCCACGACTGTTTCACTATAGCTGAGTTACTTGCATACGAGGATCTAGGTTTTGTGAAAAAAGGTGAGGCAGTAAAATTGATCAGGGAAAAACAGACTTACATCGGGGGTATCATACCAGTCAATCTTAGTGGTGGTTTAAAAGCAAAGGGTCATCCTATAGCTGCAACAGGAGTCAGCATGGCTGTAGAACTCACAAAACAGTTGAGACAGGAAGTAGAAAGAGAGCGTCAAGCACCTATTAAAAAAGGTATGGCGATAGCCCATAATGTAGGCGGCACAGGTCATTATGCATATGTTACAATCTTCTCTCTTGATAAACCAAGGAGGTGAGTGCTATGAGTGCTCAACAGAAGGTTGAGAAAAAGAAGACACAAAAAGAGCAGACTGAAGAAGTCACAAAGCAATTTAATGAGTTTGTTGAAAGCATAAAGAAATCAACAGGACTACCAATAGTACCAGACATGAAAAGCGGAGCCGCACAATGGATAGACCAGCGAGAATTAACATTGAAATATGTAATAAGTGTTGACAAAATCAGAAAATTCTTCGATGGATTAATTGACGGCAAACTTTATGCGACAAAATGTAAACAATGCGGAACACTTTATTTTCCACCACAGGTCGATTGTCCTAAATGTAGGAAATCGGACATGGAATGGATCGAATTAAGTAACGAAGGAGAACTGCTCACATACACAATAATAAACGTAAAACCGAACAGCTTTTCACATTATGATGATTACACAGTAGGTATTGCTAGACTAAAAGAAGGAATTAATATCACAGCATGGGTACGAGAAACTGATCCTAAAAAATTAAGAGTAGGAATGAAAGTTAAGGTTATAGTAACAAAACGTGAACCTGAAGGATATTTAACTTATGAATTAGAACCACTAACATCCTAAAGAATGGGGCTTGATTGTAAACGAATAGTTTTTAAACATGTATAAACAAGTATTTATGTGGAGGAGATAATATTTGTTTCCCTTCAACAGTATTTTAGATTTTAAAGTAGAATTAACAAATGAACATGAAATGTTCAGAAAAATGATAAGACAATTTGCCGAAAACGAAATAGCACCAAAAGTTATGGAAATAGAAAAAACAAACACAATACCAGAAGAACTCATCAACAGAGCAAAAGAACTAGGACTAATGGGCGTTGGAATACCACCAGAATATGATGGACAAGGTGGAGGGGCTATGATGCTTGTCATACTCATGGAAGAACTTTCAAGAATTTCACCAGCATTCGCAACAAAAATCGCAGTAAACCATCTATTTACAACACCAGTACTCATTTTTGGCACAGATGAGCAAAAAAAGAAATATATACCACCAATTGCCAGAGGTGAAGCTTTCGCAGCTCACGCAAATACAGAACCTGCAGCAGGTAGCGATGTTGCAGGCATACAAGCAACAGCTAGAAAAGAAGGAAATTACTGGATAATTAATGGTAGAAAAATTTTCATAACAGGTGCAGATAGAGCTAAATATTTAGTAGTTTCCGCAAGAACAAGTCCACCACCAAGCAGAAAAGAAAGATGGAAAGGTTTAACATTCTTCATAGTAGAAGCTAACTGGCCTGGTATAAAAATTGGGTCAAAATTCAATGTAATAGGATTAAAAGGCGAACAACCTAACGAAGTGATACTTGATGATGTAAAAGTGCCTGAAGAAAACGTTCTAGGCAGAGAGGGAGAGGGATTCAAAGTTGCCGTCACAACATACGATCATGGAAGACTTGGGATCGCTGCCCAAGGTGTAGGTATTGCACAAGCAGTGTTTGAAAAATCATTAAACTATGCGCTACAGAGATACGCATTTGAAAAACCACTAATCTCATTCGAAGGAATAGCTTTTAAACTATCAGATATGTTAACAGAACTTGAGGCAGCCCGCATGCTTACTTACTGGGCAGCCACACTAACAGATGCACAGAGACCCGAAGCCATAATGGCAGCATCGCTGGCTAAAATGTATGCTACCGAAGTGGCGGAAAAAACCTCAGCACTAGCAATAAAGATTCACGGCGGTGTCGGTGTTGATCAAGAAGCAGGGATTGAGAGATACTTAAGAGATGCCCTCATAACAACAATTTATGAAGGAGCAAATGACATACAAAGAATAACAGTCATCAGAAGTCTATTAAGACAAGTATTTGGAACCAGCGTTGATATGATATAGGAGGGGTAAAACATTGAGTGTTGAACAAATTAAAAAAATCGCAGTAATAGGCGCTGGTACAATGGGACATGGAATAGCAGAAGTAATGGCATTAGCTGGGTATGAGGTTTGGATAACCGATATAGCCGAAGAATTTCTAAAAAACGCAATAGAGAAAATTAGATGGAGTGTTGGAAAATTATATGAAAAAGGGCAAATCAAAGAAA
This is a stretch of genomic DNA from Thermoprotei archaeon. It encodes these proteins:
- a CDS encoding thiolase domain-containing protein, which codes for MGRNVAIIGVGHSKFGIRTDVNVAELAWESTKQAMENAGVDQKDIDYYVTSNVGAWSSEPLPAVVVGEYSDLVPKGTVRVEAACASGSAALKLGHDMIASGEANIALVVGVEKMNESPTPTVVEFIGRAGNYFWEFENFGLTFPGYYALYATAYMSKYGATEEDLCQVAVKNHYYGARNPKAQFQKEITVEECMRSRYIAWPLKLLDCSPITDGSAAIILASEEIAKKVTDTPVWIKAIGYANDTANLSRRDNFLSLRAAVEAAKMAYKKAGIDETDLVKNFDVAEVHDCFTIAELLAYEDLGFVKKGEAVKLIREKQTYIGGIIPVNLSGGLKAKGHPIAATGVSMAVELTKQLRQEVERERQAPIKKGMAIAHNVGGTGHYAYVTIFSLDKPRR
- a CDS encoding Zn-ribbon domain-containing OB-fold protein, which produces MSAQQKVEKKKTQKEQTEEVTKQFNEFVESIKKSTGLPIVPDMKSGAAQWIDQRELTLKYVISVDKIRKFFDGLIDGKLYATKCKQCGTLYFPPQVDCPKCRKSDMEWIELSNEGELLTYTIINVKPNSFSHYDDYTVGIARLKEGINITAWVRETDPKKLRVGMKVKVIVTKREPEGYLTYELEPLTS
- a CDS encoding acyl-CoA dehydrogenase family protein, which produces MFPFNSILDFKVELTNEHEMFRKMIRQFAENEIAPKVMEIEKTNTIPEELINRAKELGLMGVGIPPEYDGQGGGAMMLVILMEELSRISPAFATKIAVNHLFTTPVLIFGTDEQKKKYIPPIARGEAFAAHANTEPAAGSDVAGIQATARKEGNYWIINGRKIFITGADRAKYLVVSARTSPPPSRKERWKGLTFFIVEANWPGIKIGSKFNVIGLKGEQPNEVILDDVKVPEENVLGREGEGFKVAVTTYDHGRLGIAAQGVGIAQAVFEKSLNYALQRYAFEKPLISFEGIAFKLSDMLTELEAARMLTYWAATLTDAQRPEAIMAASLAKMYATEVAEKTSALAIKIHGGVGVDQEAGIERYLRDALITTIYEGANDIQRITVIRSLLRQVFGTSVDMI